From the Ruminiclostridium josui JCM 17888 genome, one window contains:
- a CDS encoding ABC transporter ATP-binding protein, with product MVLKVENMVKSYNKLVAVNGISLQVNEGDILGLLGPNGAGKSTFINAILGLTKVDEGTIEIFGNKISRAAKKKIGFVPQEIAICYELNAYDNVVFFGKLYGLRGAKLKEAVKKSLEFTGLWDRRKENPKKFSGGMQRRLNIACAIVHEPELLIMDEPTVGVDPQSRNNILETIKILNENGTTVIYTSHYMEEIEEICTKVAIIDLGKLIAEGTSESIKNSILTERLTKFEVEDDNSKCENIIKDIEGVISCKVNESGNALLVKSKKDIDNLPIMIEKLVKGGVKIISVNIEQPTLEAAFLSLTGKTLRD from the coding sequence GTGGTTTTAAAAGTTGAAAACATGGTTAAGAGTTACAATAAATTAGTTGCAGTAAACGGTATAAGCTTGCAGGTTAATGAAGGGGACATCTTAGGATTGCTTGGACCCAATGGTGCAGGTAAGTCAACATTTATCAATGCGATTTTGGGACTTACAAAAGTTGATGAAGGAACCATAGAGATTTTCGGTAATAAAATTTCAAGGGCTGCTAAAAAGAAAATTGGTTTTGTGCCTCAGGAGATTGCTATATGTTATGAGCTTAATGCATATGACAATGTTGTATTCTTTGGAAAATTATATGGCCTAAGAGGAGCGAAGTTGAAGGAAGCAGTAAAAAAATCATTGGAGTTCACCGGACTTTGGGACAGAAGAAAGGAAAATCCAAAAAAATTCTCAGGGGGAATGCAAAGACGTTTAAATATTGCATGTGCTATTGTACATGAACCTGAACTTTTGATAATGGATGAACCGACAGTAGGTGTTGACCCGCAATCAAGAAATAATATCCTGGAAACAATTAAAATACTCAATGAAAATGGGACAACAGTCATTTATACTTCCCACTACATGGAAGAAATAGAAGAAATATGTACAAAAGTAGCGATTATTGACTTAGGAAAGCTTATTGCAGAAGGAACAAGCGAGAGTATTAAAAATAGTATTCTAACTGAGAGATTAACAAAATTTGAAGTTGAGGACGACAACAGCAAATGTGAGAATATCATAAAAGACATAGAAGGTGTAATCAGTTGCAAAGTTAATGAAAGTGGCAATGCTCTTCTGGTAAAGTCAAAGAAAGACATCGATAATCTTCCTATTATGATAGAAAAGCTTGTAAAAGGTGGAGTTAAAATCATATCTGTGAATATTGAGCAACCAACATTGGAAGCTGCATTTCTGTCATTAACAGGTAAAACACTAAGAGATTAA
- a CDS encoding ABC transporter permease, which yields MNTLHIAYYTIKRIMLDKRTNIMKILIPIVAIVILGVALKSSFELSSMDIIKVGYLNLDNGKQGENLVKILKEDKSIKELISLVPVDSVDKAEQMISDDKISSFIFIDKDYTKQIESGEKSSVTIYSSKYSDYKLTVVQNIMDSYVNIVNTNIAVAMVTGKPAEYDSSSSINEIPISIDGNRPKAIDYYAVTILVLSLLSGAAFGCELVGEDYIGVMGKRIKSTPVSPVQQYAGKMIGACLSNFAQGLVMVLFTKFVLKANWGSNIFLILAFTLLVAVFATAIGAMLCIIFNDVNRAGALSSLLVPIFTFIAGGYIKIDFGPIKYLSPNQWAHTAFFNTIYNGDQHLVVTNVLALLIATVVISTVSIILARRRTN from the coding sequence ATGAATACATTACATATTGCTTATTATACGATAAAAAGAATCATGCTTGATAAAAGAACCAATATTATGAAAATATTAATTCCGATTGTTGCTATAGTAATATTGGGTGTGGCATTAAAAAGCTCTTTTGAGCTATCAAGCATGGACATTATAAAGGTTGGGTATCTAAATCTTGATAATGGAAAACAGGGAGAGAACCTTGTAAAAATCTTAAAAGAGGATAAATCTATTAAAGAACTTATCAGTCTTGTTCCGGTTGATTCGGTTGACAAAGCCGAGCAAATGATTTCTGACGACAAAATTTCATCCTTCATATTTATTGATAAAGATTATACGAAGCAAATAGAAAGTGGTGAGAAATCAAGTGTTACAATATACTCCAGCAAATATTCCGACTATAAACTGACAGTGGTACAGAACATTATGGATTCTTATGTCAATATTGTTAACACAAATATAGCGGTTGCTATGGTAACGGGTAAACCTGCAGAATACGATTCTTCTTCCAGTATTAATGAAATACCAATTTCCATAGACGGTAACAGACCAAAGGCTATTGACTATTATGCAGTCACGATACTTGTTCTGTCCCTGTTGTCAGGTGCAGCATTTGGATGTGAGCTGGTGGGAGAAGATTACATAGGAGTAATGGGAAAGAGAATAAAAAGTACTCCAGTTAGTCCTGTTCAACAATATGCAGGAAAGATGATTGGAGCATGTCTTTCAAACTTTGCGCAGGGACTTGTAATGGTCTTGTTTACTAAATTTGTTTTAAAGGCTAATTGGGGAAGCAATATATTCTTAATATTGGCTTTCACATTACTAGTGGCAGTATTTGCTACAGCGATAGGTGCTATGCTATGCATAATTTTCAATGATGTAAACCGGGCTGGGGCTTTATCAAGTCTGCTTGTTCCCATATTTACATTTATTGCAGGAGGGTATATAAAAATTGATTTTGGACCTATTAAATACCTTTCACCAAACCAATGGGCACATACTGCGTTTTTCAATACCATTTACAATGGGGATCAGCATCTGGTAGTAACCAATGTTCTTGCACTGCTTATAGCTACCGTTGTTATTTCGACTGTTTCTATTATATTGGCAAGGAGGAGAACAAATTGA
- a CDS encoding ABC transporter permease: MTVLLSNIRRIFKKKLNFLFMLVIPVLLTVIVVVGSTGNAVYKVTLVDNDNTKLTQLFLDFLKDKSDNIKLVDFKEDEIKNAVINSKIDCGIVINKDFTNNVISGKDDNVDFYMLEGTNANEPIKLSISSFFSAAKTISKSVNQDENLFYQSMDKYINGSLKLDNKKFDGEAENSERKSLSIGFFAMGLMLLMMSATTLIMKDKEYKTFTRIMTTPVSARSYFLQNIISFALVAFIQIVVVLYILWKGYNMDFGEVFPQLILLSMLFALTCVSIGIIISRYAKKSSHVNATVTLLTMPMLMLGGCLWPFDFMPESLQRIGQLLPTRWYMLATTKIFEGKSIADCALQIGLMLVFTLVMFILTFFRKVDLAKS, from the coding sequence TTGACAGTATTATTAAGTAATATAAGACGTATTTTCAAAAAGAAATTGAATTTTCTTTTTATGTTGGTTATACCGGTTCTTTTAACTGTTATAGTTGTGGTTGGTTCAACAGGTAATGCGGTATATAAAGTGACTTTGGTGGATAATGACAATACAAAACTGACTCAGTTGTTTTTAGATTTTTTGAAGGATAAAAGTGATAATATTAAGCTGGTAGACTTCAAAGAAGACGAAATAAAAAATGCAGTGATAAATTCCAAAATTGATTGTGGAATTGTAATAAATAAAGACTTCACTAACAATGTCATAAGTGGAAAAGATGATAATGTAGATTTTTACATGCTGGAAGGAACTAACGCAAATGAACCTATAAAGCTGTCAATAAGCAGTTTCTTCAGTGCGGCCAAGACAATAAGCAAATCTGTAAATCAAGATGAAAATCTATTCTATCAATCTATGGATAAATATATCAATGGGTCATTGAAACTAGACAACAAGAAATTTGACGGGGAAGCAGAAAACAGTGAGAGAAAGTCATTATCAATAGGATTTTTTGCAATGGGTCTGATGCTACTTATGATGTCAGCTACAACATTGATAATGAAGGATAAGGAATATAAGACCTTTACAAGAATTATGACAACTCCTGTTTCAGCTAGGAGTTATTTCCTCCAGAATATCATTAGCTTTGCACTTGTGGCCTTTATCCAAATTGTAGTGGTACTGTACATATTATGGAAAGGGTATAACATGGATTTTGGAGAGGTGTTCCCACAATTAATTTTATTATCCATGTTGTTTGCGCTTACCTGCGTTTCTATAGGAATAATAATCTCAAGATATGCAAAAAAGTCATCCCATGTAAATGCAACAGTTACTTTATTGACTATGCCAATGCTTATGTTGGGGGGCTGTCTGTGGCCATTTGATTTCATGCCAGAATCACTACAGAGGATAGGGCAATTGTTACCTACCAGATGGTATATGTTGGCTACAACAAAAATATTTGAGGGAAAGAGTATAGCTGATTGTGCTCTACAGATAGGATTAATGCTTGTCTTTACCCTTGTAATGTTCATATTGACTTTCTTCCGAAAGGTTGATTTGGCAAAGTCCTGA
- a CDS encoding B12-binding domain-containing radical SAM protein, whose translation MKKVMFINLYDFSSLKRIQTPLGLLSLYFILKKKTDYDVEICDFNDVYYDGILQDDGFQKNIDCMVDYIIGKNPDLISVYTMCNNYHIALFLCEAIRKKNPNIITLLAGPHATMVAEETLSGFNSIDYIGLGEGEETIVPILNGIFNNNVEGIAGLAYRDSEGKIIVNWNRTDIADIENLEVIDFTKVGVEADKIRALGSVDIEGGRGCPFRCAFCSTQKFWGNHFRVKSIPKIISEVEFYMEKLQIKDFNFQHDLFTFNKKYILEFCDEIIKRKMNITWKCSARIDTVDSEMLLKMSESGCTGIFFGVETGSKTVQRTVNKNLKLEKVDQVLKGLIESNITAVFSFIYGFPTELDEDLNDTLTMIHRIKKSTITRNFKGTFLIELWPLAFLPGTIMGQNYYDDLKFNEFRGMDFNNSDYTRCPEVSNLVKENKQIFLNFYSIEKNSTEEFKFLNVLIMYLFNFCYSFIYEAIDLIIEYYNNNILEMYLDFFKFSRDEVVSFFQNKTIGGILPKYEELGDFLSILDSFVQKSPVCKKALEENPDIMKTIKSYASMFKGKSNKNNQSQGGQSSLYKALERRYPKLLLPVEKGMSSTELYRDVVNRGKVYRNSDNLFITSDKDFMIHLDTRSEPIELIYIHNRTDYERFIQVMAYRCEPVHIPDKSNVFVLNGVTNWEKIREHKNEYVRQGGNEWEKELSVFLSNRKNYTETVIVCSQKLGETHSYPELSTDSIENIQLNAKIRLFQQLSSYLSSKNSLKSRDKLINRLVNDCVALILSTGHYDKDIALAMVNINNGECFDTTKLQKYITEGETLDRLVKKNVKLASQLEEIFGSYNGDLSAPESLLEHIYLNVNVLITL comes from the coding sequence ATGAAAAAGGTAATGTTTATAAATCTATATGATTTTTCAAGCTTAAAACGTATACAGACCCCATTGGGATTATTGTCTTTATACTTTATTTTAAAGAAGAAAACTGATTACGATGTGGAGATATGTGATTTTAATGATGTTTACTATGATGGTATTCTACAGGATGATGGTTTCCAGAAGAATATTGATTGCATGGTTGATTATATTATTGGAAAGAATCCTGATTTAATAAGTGTTTACACAATGTGTAACAATTATCACATAGCTCTGTTTCTGTGTGAGGCTATCAGAAAAAAGAATCCCAATATTATAACATTGCTTGCGGGCCCTCATGCAACTATGGTCGCAGAAGAAACACTAAGCGGATTTAATTCCATTGATTACATTGGTTTGGGTGAAGGTGAGGAAACAATTGTCCCAATACTAAATGGAATTTTTAATAATAATGTTGAGGGAATCGCTGGTTTGGCGTATAGAGACAGTGAAGGAAAAATTATAGTCAACTGGAACAGGACAGATATCGCAGATATTGAAAATCTGGAAGTGATTGACTTTACTAAGGTAGGAGTTGAAGCTGATAAAATCAGGGCACTTGGTTCTGTTGACATTGAAGGCGGAAGAGGATGTCCTTTTAGATGTGCATTTTGCTCAACCCAAAAATTTTGGGGAAACCATTTTAGAGTCAAAAGTATTCCAAAAATTATTTCTGAAGTAGAGTTTTATATGGAAAAACTTCAGATTAAGGACTTCAATTTCCAACATGATTTATTTACTTTTAATAAGAAATACATACTTGAATTTTGTGATGAAATAATTAAAAGGAAAATGAATATAACTTGGAAGTGCAGTGCAAGAATTGACACAGTAGACAGTGAAATGCTTCTTAAAATGTCTGAGTCCGGGTGCACAGGAATATTTTTTGGTGTTGAGACCGGGTCAAAAACAGTTCAAAGAACTGTAAATAAAAACTTAAAGCTTGAAAAGGTGGATCAGGTTTTAAAAGGGTTGATAGAAAGTAATATAACCGCGGTTTTTTCCTTTATTTATGGATTTCCAACTGAGTTGGATGAAGATCTGAATGATACTCTTACTATGATACACCGAATTAAAAAAAGTACGATTACAAGAAACTTTAAAGGAACTTTTCTAATCGAATTATGGCCACTGGCATTCCTTCCGGGTACAATTATGGGACAAAACTATTATGATGATCTAAAGTTCAATGAATTTCGGGGAATGGATTTTAATAATAGTGATTATACCCGATGTCCCGAAGTTAGCAATCTTGTAAAAGAAAACAAACAAATATTTCTAAATTTTTACAGTATTGAAAAAAACAGTACGGAAGAGTTTAAATTTTTAAATGTTTTAATAATGTACTTGTTTAATTTCTGCTATTCATTTATTTATGAAGCAATAGATTTGATTATAGAATATTATAATAACAATATTCTGGAAATGTATTTGGATTTCTTTAAATTCAGCAGGGATGAAGTAGTAAGCTTCTTCCAAAATAAAACTATTGGGGGAATACTACCCAAATATGAAGAGTTGGGTGATTTCTTAAGTATACTGGATAGTTTCGTACAGAAGAGCCCGGTATGTAAAAAAGCCCTTGAAGAAAATCCAGACATCATGAAAACAATTAAATCGTATGCTTCAATGTTTAAAGGCAAATCTAATAAAAATAATCAGAGCCAAGGCGGACAATCTTCCTTGTATAAAGCATTGGAGAGAAGATATCCTAAATTACTGTTGCCGGTTGAAAAGGGTATGTCCTCAACTGAATTATACCGAGATGTTGTGAACAGGGGGAAAGTATATAGAAATAGTGATAATTTGTTTATTACTTCGGATAAAGATTTTATGATTCATTTGGATACAAGGTCTGAACCAATAGAACTTATTTATATACATAACCGTACTGACTATGAAAGATTTATTCAAGTAATGGCATATCGCTGTGAACCCGTACATATTCCTGACAAATCAAACGTTTTTGTTCTTAATGGAGTTACAAACTGGGAGAAGATTAGAGAGCACAAAAATGAATATGTCCGACAGGGAGGAAATGAGTGGGAAAAAGAATTGAGTGTTTTCCTTAGTAACAGAAAAAATTATACGGAAACAGTTATTGTATGTAGTCAAAAGTTGGGTGAGACTCATAGTTATCCTGAACTCAGTACGGATTCAATAGAAAATATCCAGTTAAATGCAAAAATCAGACTATTTCAGCAACTTTCATCTTACCTATCTTCAAAAAACAGCTTGAAAAGTAGAGATAAATTAATAAATAGACTTGTAAATGATTGTGTTGCGCTGATATTAAGTACAGGTCACTATGATAAGGATATAGCTTTGGCAATGGTAAATATAAATAATGGTGAGTGCTTTGATACAACTAAGCTCCAGAAATATATAACCGAGGGTGAAACTTTAGATAGGTTAGTTAAGAAAAATGTCAAACTTGCTTCCCAGTTGGAAGAAATTTTCGGAAGTTACAACGGAGATTTGAGTGCTCCAGAAAGTTTATTAGAACACATTTATTTGAATGTGAATGTGCTAATTACATTATAG